In Rosa rugosa chromosome 4, drRosRugo1.1, whole genome shotgun sequence, the genomic stretch CATTCATCACCATCTCGAGAAAAAACCGCTGAAGCCTCTGCCTCCTACCTTGCAGCAGATCCCCGCGCAGCATGTCAGAAAGCTGCCCACATCCGAAGCTCCGAGACCCTGACCTCTCAACCAAACACGATCAGATCACCGCCCCCAATTCAAGCATGATCCGCCGCAACACCCCCGCAATAGCCGTAGCTGAGAGCCGCTACGATTGGAGCTTAATTGCCTCAATCTGTTTACCGTCGAGCACTCCACCCGTATAGCGACACTGCCGAACAAGAAGTCTGCACTCCGTCCCCTCGCCGTCGCCGTCCTTGCTGCCTGGTCTGGGGACCTCTAGGTCGCCGCCGCCACTACACGAAACCCTAGGTGGGTTTCGCCGCTCAAGATCACTCCGAAAAACTTGGAGGTCCTTGCTATTTAATTCTCACCATCATTGAACTTCCTTGAGTCATGCACAAATGATCGTGCATTGTTTTTTGTAATTTCTTGTTTAATCAAGTTCAAACTGTTTCATCTAACTTCTGAGTCACTTCACATAACAAGTCCTTTGAATAATATATTTCTTAAGCCTATCATTTTGCACCACTTGAGTGGAAATTACGTATGAACGCTCCACCTGTAGTATCTTAAGCTAATGATTTCTCTTTGAACACCACTTTGAACATTTTCTTGAGCCAcattaaatgaaaattttcattttatctACGTGATCTTTACACCTTAAATTATTTCTGCCCTTACTTTTATTTCATCATGGGTGTCTTTGTACTTACCAATTTCTATCAATCTTGTCTAACCCTTAGCTTTTCAACGTACTATTGTGTGTTATATTTTGAAATTCTCGTCACTTATGATAGAGTTTTGCATTAtcaatttcaatcaatcttGTCAAACCCTTAGCCTTTTAGCCAATTATTGTGTgatatattttaaaattttcatcACTTATGATCACATTAGTGAATCATCCTCATATAACCCACTAAAGCCACTTTTTCAATTTACAATATACTTGACAAAAAAGTTAATGATTTGACAAGATTGATTAAAATTGGTGTTGGATATCAGTGGAAGCgtaaaataaggaaaaaaaaattttgggtAGAGATATAGGATGCATGAATGACATACGTACATTATGAGAGATGTACAGTCCAAAGACATGTACAGATCTCCTAGAGAAAGATATGGAGGAGACTCTTAAAGTACCAGATAATAAAGTTACTTTGATAAAACTTCTACAAATTACTCTTCTACACGTACACCTTACTCAACTGGACTAGCCTACTTATATAGGCCTGCACTAAACAATGTTATAAGTATGATAATTACAATGGACATAAGtattcactatgccaaaaaggccttcagacgacacacatcagacgacataagttttgttttatgtcgtctgggtttttcagacgacataatttttttttcggttgtctgaatatacactaaaaccatactggtttagtttggaaaaatggtgagcattcagacaacacatttgtgtagttgtagaaggtggtgatttcctatctcaaatttggagggatatccaaaagttgatttgagtcttttccctctcaaatagccacACCCTAATTGACTGgaaaatgttgtgacattcagacaacatttaaatgttgtctgaatgtgggggttgttttaaaatttcccaagttattttgacttgtgctattTGACATATCTAGGTCCCTCACAATTAGGTCATTTTCTGTCATTCTTCACTCGATCAATCAGCTCTCTCATCTTGACCTAAAACCCGCGAAAACTCAAACACCTGCCTCGCTCTCTCCTTTTCACTTAGCTCTCTCAGATCTCGGTTCTCTCTCAGTTGATTTCGATTCGGCTATTTTCTATTTGGGGATGGGGTGCCTTTTATCCTCATCAAAATAACGAACACCATTCGGGGTTCTGGTTACTGAAAAcccagacctctctctctctctctctctctcagcctccTTGATATTCAACGACGGCGAAACGGCGGCATTCAGTGACTCTGCTTGGTGTCTCCTTGAATCCGAAGTCAATCACTTAGTGAATCGTCGTcgtctctctctcaatctctcctGGACGGTCGCCATTGACTCAGACCAAACTAAGGGTTTGTAATCGGAGATGGCGCCCAAGGATCCCAAGCAAGGCGGAGGCTTCTTCGCTTCTATAGCTTCCACTTTCAGCGCCGTCACCAAATCCGTCAACGGGTACCCAATCCCTCCTTTTCTCTGATTTCCGTCTTTCCAGCTGCTTTGTTTCTTCCGCAATTTTTAGCTaccggatttttttttttgttgaattttacttcaaTTCAAGCACTTCTAACTGTTGCTGTGATGGTTGATCTGGATTTCTGTGTTCTATTTCCCTTGGAAATGGATCGCTCGCtagttttgaagtttttatcggTGTTGATTAGCTTAGATGGTTTGTGATGATCTTGGTTCTAGGTCGAATTGGATGTGTGCTTGACTGTTTGACTTGTGATTCTTCTATAATGTTTGCAGTGATCTAGGGATTGTATGAGAGCATGTTGACTTAATTCATAGGACTGAGGTGAAGTGGACATAGCCTTGCAGCGATGGTCATACATGGTAACCCTTTAGATTCGCAAGTTACCTTCCATCCAAGCTATGCAACGCCTCACCAAATTAGATTCGCTACTGATCTTCAATTGTCCCCTTCTGTCTTGGTTGTCTGGTTCAGTCTATACATCAAAATTCTGATCTACTGCTTTGTTAATCGCAGACTGATCTAGCACACCACAGTCCTTTGACAACTGCATTGAGGAATTTCAGCGATGAGCCTCTTGAGAACGAGAATGGTataatcctttttcttttctatatttGTTTCTGCAATAAATATGGAAACATTATCATCTTGCCTTGTTTTACAATATTCTTTAGTctgaataaatttttatttctctAGACATCAAAGTTCAAATTTATAAAGAAGGAAACCTGCTAAATCCTTCTCAACTAAAGAAGGACTATGAGGATTGGATAGTTCAGATGCATAgtcaatatgatgatgatgatgaagctgACTGTGGTGAAGCCCAACCTGTCTTTGTTGTAAGTCCTGCAAACAAAAAGGAACTTCGTATATCATCTGAAGGTAGGTGTAGATGGATAAGAAGCTTGGTTTTTCTAAATAATTTGTATCCTTTGTTACATCAGTTGCTTACTGAGTTCTTCTGACTTTAATTTACTCCCATTCTTGTTAACCATCGATTTATGTCTCTTTAAATTGTAGTTGCAAGGGTCCATAAATCTGTAACAAGGAATGGAAGGACCTGGAAGTGTGGTCAGAGAATTAAACTTCTTAAGGGAGCATGTGCTGGGGTTCAGAAGAACAATGTTTATGCGACAATTGAATACTTTTTGCTTGAAGGTCTCCAAGGTGAATCTGGTGGTAAGTAATCTTCTTCCAAACATAGGAAGGTTTGAAACTTGAGTCTAATTTGTATCCTCTTGTGAAGTTTGTATGGAAATGCGAATAAGAAGGATAGACATTCCATAATTTGTTATGAGATGCATCTTACAGTAATTAGATCAGTTTGGATTTCTTTAAAAATGGGATTATATCAGTTTCAAGTCCTGAcaatttctttttccattttgtTGTCTTTCTAAACAGGTGAGGCTGAAATTTTATGCAGGTGTGATTTCTTGTGCATATTCTGCTCAATTTATCCTTTCAAGTCTGTCCGATGAAAAGGGGTGCATCCTTTCAGTCAATGAGGGAGATACTAATTTGGATATGGGCGAATCCTTGTCTGTACCATTCAGTGTGGTTGACGCCGGATAGGtttgttgtttattttattttattatcttGCATCTTCACATCATCTTTTGTACATTTGGAAAGATTGTAATTTTTGGGAGAAGTAGCTGACTGTTACGCTAAATTCTGAGCCATTGACTGCAGTGCATAGATGTTGAAAGAACTGAGTGGGAAAACCATATAAAGAGACGACGGCAGAAATCTCCTTCTTCAATTGAACTTCTTGATGCAGAACAATGCCAAGAGTTGGAGGTTGATGGAGTTAGTAACttacttttcattttctttgtttataatcGAGTTCATTTGGATCAGGTCAGAAGTAAAATATCTCTAAAGGCCAAAGGAACATAAGTAGTAATTGTGAGACATGATTGGGTTGAATATAAAATTTAAATATACCCTAAGATAGGGCTGAGGGATGAAAGCTGAAACTGATCAGATTTAGTGTTTATAGTTATTATTTTGTATGCCTCATTTTGCTTATATGAACCAGTGACAAGAATACTTTTTGTCTCTTCCTTCTCACTCTCGAGAGCTCGATGGAGAAAGAATATCTTGTTTGAAAACAAGTTTTGTTCCATCTGCTAGAGCTTGAAGAACTCTAGGCATATGAACTTTCTGGCATTAACTTATTGGTATCTAATACTAGTGTATGAATCGTGTGCTTGACAGATTAAGACCTTATATGTGGGCAATGACTTCAATGGAGATGTTCCTTTAACAAAGAAAATTCTTGCTGCATTAACTACAGGTGAGCAGGCTAAGCATGGTTGTGGATGCTAATGGATTTACAGTTTATTTCTACTAGTTTTGGGAAAGAAGAAAGTTGTCCTGTGAACTATATTAGTGGTGGCTTATCATTGATCTGGCTGGAAGTTGTATTCTTGTATTGCATCTTTCAAGCTCATTCTTTAGTAAAAGATGCATAGGCATATGAACCAAACCACAGTCTTATTCCTAGTATTTAGAAACAGTTGTGTTTCTTGTAGTATTTAGAAAATTGGTTACTATAATGCTGCTGCAGATGCAAAGAAAGATAACCTGGAGGGATCCACTTTGAAGTACTAATTACCCTAAAAAGTCTGTGCTAATTTACTACTTTGCAATCATGATTTGTGTCGTTTGTTAAAATGGTGGAATAAGAATTTAAAATATTTAACAGAGTTTCTTATCAATAGAGAATCTGAGCAAACTGGGGTATCGATCTACTAGCTTGCTACATACCATGACGGATAAGTTCAAAAAAAGAATTCACATACGCTAACTAAGTTGCATCTGATGACCATCCTTTTTATATATTTGTTCTTTCATTGATCTTTTATTGGTCATGCTCAAATCCTACCTGTGCATATTCAGGTAAATCCACACACACATCAGCTGAAActttgtgatttttggagtGCAAAAGTCTTGAGTGAGCCAGACAGAATTGTTGGGGAGCTATTGCAGCCTGGGGGATATCTCAAATTGATTGAGTTGGGTCTTGAAGGTAAGCAATCACCTAATCTAGAATTGTGTGCATTttgaaattgtttaatttaactTCATACTTCTACTGAAGTTGAATGATTATTACTAAACTAGTACCTAAATTTTGATGAACATTGAACAATATCTATTTCTGACCACATATTGTGCAAATGAGTAGATTGATGCCCAGAAAGTGTTTGGTTATGCTCTTTACAAAGATGGGAAGGATACAACACTGTCTTATCCCTTGGAGGCTTGGAGGCATCTGCTCATATGGACCAGTTTCTCTTCTCTCTGGTCTTAACCCTCGTCCATTAcacttgtttcttcatttctttgcaGCTGCCATCTATGGTGTTGGCCGCTTAATGCTTCCGTTCCCTTCACCTAAACGCATGTGGCTTGGGTTTCTATTGATCTTGGTATGTCAAAGAAATTATTTACACTTCTTTCTTGTGTTCACGTTTGTCAGTTATGTATAAATTTCCATGTAAACAGAACTGGCTGCTTATAAATATCTCTCTGGTGTTCTATTTTCAGAGTGCATCACACATCATATTCAGTCTCTTAAGGTAAGTTCTAAGTTTGAATTGGTTAATGACTTAATGGGTAGTTGGGTACTGAATCTATTTCAATATTTTGCAATTGGGTTGAACAATTGGAGTATTGgacagtttgaactttgaagagaaGAATTTGTTCTTCAGTGGTTCACTTCTTCGTATCTATTTGAATGAGTTTGCTGCTTTTAATTTTGGTACTTAGTCTTGATTTGGATGAGTTAGCTACTTCTAATTTTGCTTATTTACGtgagtttttctatttggctgagattgattttgttttgtgttttcctTTTGTAGATCATAGTGATTTTCATTGCTGGTAGTCTGGTACATATGATATGCTGCTTTCCTTTTCGTATTGTATGATGACGAgttaagtacaaggttagtaTAGGTTCAAAATAGGAGTAATTGTGATGATGCTTATTATATATGAAGCTTGTCGCCTCCATTGCTTAATGTCTAAAATAAGAGATCCCAGGTCTGTTAGTGTTAGTTAATGCTCTGCTGGTTAATTATTTACACTTCTTTCAATTGGTTAATGCTCTATTGCTCTactatttcaaattttcaattctttgatttctttgatttttgattcTTTGGTGCTTTGTGTGTTTTGTCTTCTTCGCTCTTGGTGTGTTTTGtcttcgtctttttttttttttttttcctttcttgttTTGGGTACACAAAGGAAGCCTAAGGCCTGGGAAGGGAAGGGGAGGGGCTAAGCTGGCCTTGGGTTTTGAGTAAATGTTCTAAATGGGGTGCTCTGGTCCGAAAGTGAGTCAGCAATTTACAGGACACTAGGATCAGTAATAAAGCAGTGAGCTAGCAGCAATGTACTTTTCAGGACACCATGACATTATGATCTAACAGTCTCTACTTGTGTGTACTTTTCAGCAATCAAATGAAGCACCATGTCATGCTAAATAAAGTTTAGGGTCAACCACTGATTTAATCATATGGTATATCACTCCTAGAGGTAACTAAAACGTAAGGAATAATTGAGCTTATGGTAACTGGATTGTTCATTGGAAGATACTGGAC encodes the following:
- the LOC133742916 gene encoding structural maintenance of chromosomes flexible hinge domain-containing protein GMI1-like, which produces MTDLAHHSPLTTALRNFSDEPLENENDIKVQIYKEGNLLNPSQLKKDYEDWIVQMHSQYDDDDEADCGEAQPVFVVSPANKKELRISSEVARVHKSVTRNGRTWKCGQRIKLLKGACAGVQKNNVYATIEYFLLEGLQGESGGEAEILCRCDFLCIFCSIYPFKSVR